Proteins found in one Triticum aestivum cultivar Chinese Spring chromosome 4D, IWGSC CS RefSeq v2.1, whole genome shotgun sequence genomic segment:
- the LOC123098943 gene encoding uncharacterized protein isoform X2, whose protein sequence is MSSRAQQGEKGSESAARTRPLSIHEILLRREKKALAEAKKAAAEAKKAREELQGNDKGKPNHSEPGRGHKSRKDLKDVPAEGSKKESVRDATREDSKKDDVRRASKEGSRKESIRDAPSKKDDVRHASKEGSKKESIRDAPKEVAKKENLKERPKDGSKVDELKDTPKVPRKDDHRDAPNKGSKKERSSVRDDSQSAGKDKDAHDPHKHSTSMRGRPVESKDGNHGEIRARNGDVTRSESLKGPGKRWNGEPVHNDRIMERSDKLRNEAKRKIHGFDDEKPSYVDRPVLKKHDSARFRVSKHYDINDSRREYGKPYREEPRSKRRRSRSRDHDQGRRDRSLSLSPREQRRSYHGNDHDNYPPGRKYAENDRYRTSDNVGQGGGSYQRYESRLGGYSPRKRKTVPQDEQLTTTNTPPVIRSPEKKPATWDQPPTAADQSNFFSNLQPIVSQTSSVSVSFSAPKQNPATALDTILSGNSSSTDSVQLTQATRPLRRLHIENLTSSASEDMLIGCLNDFLLSSGVNRIQRSKQPCLSCTINKEKRQAFVEFLTPEDATAALSFDGRSFNGSTLRIRRPKEYIEMAHVAQKKLVEEEIKEASDVVADSPHKIFIAGISGVLSSEMLVEIVSSFGQLAAYHFVCNEDLGGRCAFLEYIDHSITNKACAGLNGMKLGGCILTAVQVRNEASPFYGIPDSAKALLEEPTNVLQLKNVFAQEEFLALSKPELEEILEDVRMECARFGAVKSINIVEYPASSDSITEDVLVEPKDEPVKLEPSECRANDNCVETGADCSLPSRSIVVPSNPMEITGAECQDHKELDTLRECDASVAADQYTDLDDIHARAAGPTVDQQTESDHMDSVQADQDATAVGDIHARAAGPTVDQQTEADHMDSMQADQDATAVGDIHARAAGTTVDQQTEADHMDFTQADQDAIAVDDIHARAADPTVDQQTEADHMDPLQADQDATSVGDIQARAAGPRVDQQTEADHVDSLRAEQDATAVGDIHAKAAGPTVDQEMEADHMDSTQADQDGTAVDDIQARAADMDSTQTDQDASAVGEDSLGEGHAGPTTLEACGSTTPGDVVETSETEKEQQSADDVSESGEEKQPVAVADTRDVAPVSDTIVLEAGSILVEFMRKEAACMAAHSLHGRSFGDRTVSAGYAPHDLYLQRYPR, encoded by the exons ATGAGCAGCAGAGCGCAGCAGGGCGAAAAGGGCTCCGAGTCAGCCGCCCGCACGCGGCCTCTGAGCATCCATGAGATCTTGCTGCGGCGGGAGAAGAAGGCCCTCGCAGAAGCTAAGAAGGCTGCTGCGGAGGCTAAGAAGGCCAGGGAAGAGCTCCAGGGCAATGATAAGGGTAAACCTAATCACTCGGAGCCAGGAAGAGGGCACAAGAGCAGAAAGGATCTCAAGGATGTGCCTGCGGAGGGTTCCAAAAAGGAGAGCGTTAGAGATGCGACAAGGGAGGACTCCAAGAAGGATGATGTGCGACGTGCGTCTAAGGAGGGTTCCAGAAAGGAGAGCATTAGAGATGCACCCTCCAAGAAGGATGATGTGAGGCATGCATCTAAGGAGGGTTCCAAAAAGGAGAGCATTAGAGACGCACCAAAGGAGGTCGCCAAGAAGGAAAACTTGAAAGAGAGGCCAAAAGATGGCTCCAAGGTGGATGAATTGAAAGATACACCAAAGGTTCCAAGGAAGGATGACCACAGAGATGCACCAAACAAGGGCTCCAAGAAAGAGAGGTCCTCTGTAAGGGATGATAGTCAGTCAGCTGGCAAAGACAAAGATGCTCATGATCCGCATAAACATAGCACAAGCATGAGAGGCCGTCCTGTTGAAAGCAAAGATGGAAACCATGGTGAAATCAGAGCAAGAAATGGTGATGTGACAAGATCTGAGTCTCTAAAGGGACCGGGGAAGAGATGGAATGGCGAACCTGTTCACAATGATAGAATCATGGAGAGGAGCGACAAGCTCCGGAATGAAGCAAAAAGGAAAATCCATGGTTTTGATGATGAAAAGCCTTCATATGTTGATCGACCGGTGCTGAAGAAACATGATTCCGCGCGATTCCGAGTTTCCAAACACTATGACATAAATGATTCAAGGAGAGAGTACGGAAAACCATACCGTGAAGAGCCCAGGTCAAAAAGGAGAAGGTCAAGAAGCAGGGATCATGATCAAGGAAGACGTGACAGATCTCTCTCACTATCCCCAAGGGAACAAAGGCGTAGCTACCATGGAAATGATCATGACAATTATCCTCCTGGAAGGAAGTATGCTGAAAATGACAGGTACAGAACATCTGATAATGTTGGACAAGGTGGTGGGTCTTACCAGAGATATGAAAGTCGGCTTGGTGGCTACTCACCAAGGAAAAGGAAAACAGTGCCACAAGACGAACAATTGACTACCACGAATACCCCACCAGTCATTCGATCACCAGAAAAGAAACCAGCCACGTGGGATCAGCCTCCCACAGCAGCAGACCAATCTAATTTCTTTAGCAATTTGCAGCCAATTGTTAGTCAAACCTCATCTGTTTCAGTCAGTTTTAGCGCACCAAAGCAGAACCCTGCTACTGCGCTTGACACTATATTGTCAGGGAATAGTTCGTCTACTGATTCTGTCCAGCTAACACAAGCAACACGCCCACTTAGGAGGTTGCACATCGAGAATTTAACTAGTTCAGCTTCAGAGGATATGTTGATTGGTTGCTTGAATGACTTCTTGCTGTCATCGGGTGTTAACCGTATCCAGAGGTCTAAACAACCATGCCTCAGTTGTACG ATAAATAAGGAAAAACGCCAGGCATTTGTTGAATTTCTTACACCAGAGGATGCTACAGCAGCTCTTTCTTTCGATGGAAGATCTTTCAATGGGTCTACTCTGAGAATTAGACGCCCCAAAGAATATATTGAAATGGCA CATGTTGCTCAAAAGAAGCTCGTGGAAGAAGAGATTAAAGAAGCATCTGATGTTGTTGCAGATTCACCACACAAG ATTTTCATTGCTGGTATTTCTGGTGTTCTTTCATCTGAGATG CTCGTGGAAATTGTTAGCTCATTTGGCCAGTTAGCTGCATACCACTTTGTTTGTAACGAGGACCTGGGTGGGCGATGTGCATTTCTTGAG TATATTGATCACTCCATTACAAACAAGGCATGTGCTGGCCTCAACGGGATGAAGCTTGGTGGGTGCATCCTAACTGCTGTTCAG GTTCGCAATGAAGCTTCCCCATTTTATGGTATTCCTGATAGTGCCAAAGCGCTTCTTGAAGAACCAACAAATGTCCTGCAGCTAAAAAATGTG TTTGCCcaagaagaatttttggcactTTCAAAACCTGAGCTGGAGGAAATATTGGAAGACGTACGCATGGAGTGTGCAAG GTTTGGAGCAGTCAAATCCATAAATATTGTAGAGTATCCTGCTAGCAGTGACAGCATTACTGAGGATGTCCTAGTTGAGCCCAAAGATGAGCCAGTAAAGCTTGAACCCTCTGAATGTCGTGCCAATGATAACTGTGTGGAGACTGGAGCAGATTGCTCTTTACCAAGTAGGAGCATAGTAGTTCCTTCCAACCCTATGGAAATTACAGGTGCTGAGTGCCAGGATCACAAAGAGCTTGACACACTTCGTGAATGTGATGCATCTGTGGCGGCAGATCAGTATACCGACCTAGATGACATCCATGCTAGAGCTGCTGGCCCCACAGTGGATCAACAAACAGAGAGCGATCATATGGATTCTGTGCAGGCTGATCAAGATGCTACTGCAGTGGGCGACATCCATGCTAGAGCTGCTGGCCCCACAGTGGATCAACAAACGGAGGCCGATCATATGGATTCTATGCAGGCTGATCAAGATGCTACTGCAGTGGGTGACATCCATGCTAGAGCTGCTGGCACCACAGTGGATCAACAAACGGAAGCCGATCATATGGATTTTACGCAGGCTGATCAAGATGCTATTGCAGTGGATGACATCCATGCTAGAGCTGCTGACCCCACAGTGGATCAACAAACAGAGGCTGATCATATGGATCCTCTGCAGGCCGATCAAGATGCTACTTCAGTGGGCGACATCCAAGCTAGGGCTGCTGGCCCCAGAGTGGATCAACAAACGGAGGCTGATCATGTGGATTCTTTGCGGGCTGAGCAAGATGCTACTGCAGTGGGTGACATCCATGCTAAAGCTGCTGGCCCCACAGTGGATCAAGAAATGGAGGCTGATCATATGGATTCTACGCAGGCTGATCAAGATGGTACTGCAGTGGACGACATCCAAGCTAGAGCTGCTGACATGGATTCTACACAAACTGATCAAGATGCTTCTGCAGTTGGTGAAGATAGTTTAGGAGAAGGACATGCAGGCCCAACAACTTTGGAGGCCTGTGGTTCTACTACACCCGGAGATGTGGTGGAGACATCCGAAACTGAGAAGGAGCAACAAAGCGCTGATGATGTGAGTGAAAGTGGTGAAGAAAAACAACCTGTGGCTGTGGCTGACACCAGAGACGTTGCTCCAGTTTCAGACACCATCGTGCTGGAAGCTGGCTCTATACTGGTGGAGTTCATGCGGAAGGAGGCTGCATGCATGGCCGCACATTCCTTACATGGGCGCAGCTTCGGCGACAGGACCGTGTCTGCTGGATATGCCCCTCATGATCTCTACCTGCAGAGGTACCCGAGGTGA
- the LOC123098943 gene encoding uncharacterized protein isoform X1, with protein sequence MSSRAQQGEKGSESAARTRPLSIHEILLRREKKALAEAKKAAAEAKKAREELQGNDKGKPNHSEPGRGHKSRKDLKDVPAEGSKKESVRDATREDSKKDDVRRASKEGSRKESIRDAPSKKDDVRHASKEGSKKESIRDAPKEVAKKENLKERPKDGSKVDELKDTPKVPRKDDHRDAPNKGSKKERSSVRDDSQSAGKDKDAHDPHKHSTSMRGRPVESKDGNHGEIRARNGDVTRSESLKGPGKRWNGEPVHNDRIMERSDKLRNEAKRKIHGFDDEKPSYVDRPVLKKHDSARFRVSKHYDINDSRREYGKPYREEPRSKRRRSRSRDHDQGRRDRSLSLSPREQRRSYHGNDHDNYPPGRKYAENDRYRTSDNVGQGGGSYQRYESRLGGYSPRKRKTVPQDEQLTTTNTPPVIRSPEKKPATWDQPPTAADQSNFFSNLQPIVSQTSSVSVSFSAPKQNPATALDTILSGNSSSTDSVQLTQATRPLRRLHIENLTSSASEDMLIGCLNDFLLSSGVNRIQRSKQPCLSCTINKEKRQAFVEFLTPEDATAALSFDGRSFNGSTLRIRRPKEYIEMAHVAQKKLVEEEIKEASDVVADSPHKIFIAGISGVLSSEMLVEIVSSFGQLAAYHFVCNEDLGGRCAFLEYIDHSITNKACAGLNGMKLGGCILTAVQVFPNPVEVRNEASPFYGIPDSAKALLEEPTNVLQLKNVFAQEEFLALSKPELEEILEDVRMECARFGAVKSINIVEYPASSDSITEDVLVEPKDEPVKLEPSECRANDNCVETGADCSLPSRSIVVPSNPMEITGAECQDHKELDTLRECDASVAADQYTDLDDIHARAAGPTVDQQTESDHMDSVQADQDATAVGDIHARAAGPTVDQQTEADHMDSMQADQDATAVGDIHARAAGTTVDQQTEADHMDFTQADQDAIAVDDIHARAADPTVDQQTEADHMDPLQADQDATSVGDIQARAAGPRVDQQTEADHVDSLRAEQDATAVGDIHAKAAGPTVDQEMEADHMDSTQADQDGTAVDDIQARAADMDSTQTDQDASAVGEDSLGEGHAGPTTLEACGSTTPGDVVETSETEKEQQSADDVSESGEEKQPVAVADTRDVAPVSDTIVLEAGSILVEFMRKEAACMAAHSLHGRSFGDRTVSAGYAPHDLYLQRYPR encoded by the exons ATGAGCAGCAGAGCGCAGCAGGGCGAAAAGGGCTCCGAGTCAGCCGCCCGCACGCGGCCTCTGAGCATCCATGAGATCTTGCTGCGGCGGGAGAAGAAGGCCCTCGCAGAAGCTAAGAAGGCTGCTGCGGAGGCTAAGAAGGCCAGGGAAGAGCTCCAGGGCAATGATAAGGGTAAACCTAATCACTCGGAGCCAGGAAGAGGGCACAAGAGCAGAAAGGATCTCAAGGATGTGCCTGCGGAGGGTTCCAAAAAGGAGAGCGTTAGAGATGCGACAAGGGAGGACTCCAAGAAGGATGATGTGCGACGTGCGTCTAAGGAGGGTTCCAGAAAGGAGAGCATTAGAGATGCACCCTCCAAGAAGGATGATGTGAGGCATGCATCTAAGGAGGGTTCCAAAAAGGAGAGCATTAGAGACGCACCAAAGGAGGTCGCCAAGAAGGAAAACTTGAAAGAGAGGCCAAAAGATGGCTCCAAGGTGGATGAATTGAAAGATACACCAAAGGTTCCAAGGAAGGATGACCACAGAGATGCACCAAACAAGGGCTCCAAGAAAGAGAGGTCCTCTGTAAGGGATGATAGTCAGTCAGCTGGCAAAGACAAAGATGCTCATGATCCGCATAAACATAGCACAAGCATGAGAGGCCGTCCTGTTGAAAGCAAAGATGGAAACCATGGTGAAATCAGAGCAAGAAATGGTGATGTGACAAGATCTGAGTCTCTAAAGGGACCGGGGAAGAGATGGAATGGCGAACCTGTTCACAATGATAGAATCATGGAGAGGAGCGACAAGCTCCGGAATGAAGCAAAAAGGAAAATCCATGGTTTTGATGATGAAAAGCCTTCATATGTTGATCGACCGGTGCTGAAGAAACATGATTCCGCGCGATTCCGAGTTTCCAAACACTATGACATAAATGATTCAAGGAGAGAGTACGGAAAACCATACCGTGAAGAGCCCAGGTCAAAAAGGAGAAGGTCAAGAAGCAGGGATCATGATCAAGGAAGACGTGACAGATCTCTCTCACTATCCCCAAGGGAACAAAGGCGTAGCTACCATGGAAATGATCATGACAATTATCCTCCTGGAAGGAAGTATGCTGAAAATGACAGGTACAGAACATCTGATAATGTTGGACAAGGTGGTGGGTCTTACCAGAGATATGAAAGTCGGCTTGGTGGCTACTCACCAAGGAAAAGGAAAACAGTGCCACAAGACGAACAATTGACTACCACGAATACCCCACCAGTCATTCGATCACCAGAAAAGAAACCAGCCACGTGGGATCAGCCTCCCACAGCAGCAGACCAATCTAATTTCTTTAGCAATTTGCAGCCAATTGTTAGTCAAACCTCATCTGTTTCAGTCAGTTTTAGCGCACCAAAGCAGAACCCTGCTACTGCGCTTGACACTATATTGTCAGGGAATAGTTCGTCTACTGATTCTGTCCAGCTAACACAAGCAACACGCCCACTTAGGAGGTTGCACATCGAGAATTTAACTAGTTCAGCTTCAGAGGATATGTTGATTGGTTGCTTGAATGACTTCTTGCTGTCATCGGGTGTTAACCGTATCCAGAGGTCTAAACAACCATGCCTCAGTTGTACG ATAAATAAGGAAAAACGCCAGGCATTTGTTGAATTTCTTACACCAGAGGATGCTACAGCAGCTCTTTCTTTCGATGGAAGATCTTTCAATGGGTCTACTCTGAGAATTAGACGCCCCAAAGAATATATTGAAATGGCA CATGTTGCTCAAAAGAAGCTCGTGGAAGAAGAGATTAAAGAAGCATCTGATGTTGTTGCAGATTCACCACACAAG ATTTTCATTGCTGGTATTTCTGGTGTTCTTTCATCTGAGATG CTCGTGGAAATTGTTAGCTCATTTGGCCAGTTAGCTGCATACCACTTTGTTTGTAACGAGGACCTGGGTGGGCGATGTGCATTTCTTGAG TATATTGATCACTCCATTACAAACAAGGCATGTGCTGGCCTCAACGGGATGAAGCTTGGTGGGTGCATCCTAACTGCTGTTCAGGTTTTTCCCAATCCTGTCGAG GTTCGCAATGAAGCTTCCCCATTTTATGGTATTCCTGATAGTGCCAAAGCGCTTCTTGAAGAACCAACAAATGTCCTGCAGCTAAAAAATGTG TTTGCCcaagaagaatttttggcactTTCAAAACCTGAGCTGGAGGAAATATTGGAAGACGTACGCATGGAGTGTGCAAG GTTTGGAGCAGTCAAATCCATAAATATTGTAGAGTATCCTGCTAGCAGTGACAGCATTACTGAGGATGTCCTAGTTGAGCCCAAAGATGAGCCAGTAAAGCTTGAACCCTCTGAATGTCGTGCCAATGATAACTGTGTGGAGACTGGAGCAGATTGCTCTTTACCAAGTAGGAGCATAGTAGTTCCTTCCAACCCTATGGAAATTACAGGTGCTGAGTGCCAGGATCACAAAGAGCTTGACACACTTCGTGAATGTGATGCATCTGTGGCGGCAGATCAGTATACCGACCTAGATGACATCCATGCTAGAGCTGCTGGCCCCACAGTGGATCAACAAACAGAGAGCGATCATATGGATTCTGTGCAGGCTGATCAAGATGCTACTGCAGTGGGCGACATCCATGCTAGAGCTGCTGGCCCCACAGTGGATCAACAAACGGAGGCCGATCATATGGATTCTATGCAGGCTGATCAAGATGCTACTGCAGTGGGTGACATCCATGCTAGAGCTGCTGGCACCACAGTGGATCAACAAACGGAAGCCGATCATATGGATTTTACGCAGGCTGATCAAGATGCTATTGCAGTGGATGACATCCATGCTAGAGCTGCTGACCCCACAGTGGATCAACAAACAGAGGCTGATCATATGGATCCTCTGCAGGCCGATCAAGATGCTACTTCAGTGGGCGACATCCAAGCTAGGGCTGCTGGCCCCAGAGTGGATCAACAAACGGAGGCTGATCATGTGGATTCTTTGCGGGCTGAGCAAGATGCTACTGCAGTGGGTGACATCCATGCTAAAGCTGCTGGCCCCACAGTGGATCAAGAAATGGAGGCTGATCATATGGATTCTACGCAGGCTGATCAAGATGGTACTGCAGTGGACGACATCCAAGCTAGAGCTGCTGACATGGATTCTACACAAACTGATCAAGATGCTTCTGCAGTTGGTGAAGATAGTTTAGGAGAAGGACATGCAGGCCCAACAACTTTGGAGGCCTGTGGTTCTACTACACCCGGAGATGTGGTGGAGACATCCGAAACTGAGAAGGAGCAACAAAGCGCTGATGATGTGAGTGAAAGTGGTGAAGAAAAACAACCTGTGGCTGTGGCTGACACCAGAGACGTTGCTCCAGTTTCAGACACCATCGTGCTGGAAGCTGGCTCTATACTGGTGGAGTTCATGCGGAAGGAGGCTGCATGCATGGCCGCACATTCCTTACATGGGCGCAGCTTCGGCGACAGGACCGTGTCTGCTGGATATGCCCCTCATGATCTCTACCTGCAGAGGTACCCGAGGTGA